A single Pantoea rwandensis DNA region contains:
- a CDS encoding diguanylate phosphodiesterase, which translates to MLTTIIYRSHLHDHVPIKTLEDMVTKANNKNSSHDVTGILLFDGLHFFQLLEGPRDAVQGIYDRICQDARHHNLVELMHDFAPARRFGKVGMELFDLREHDKSMVLQAVLDKGTSRYQLTYDDRALQFLRTFVIARDKENYFEIPAASTWEFIADEPSRTLQDEVIDSLKECHFAFQPIIDPFARRVASYEALIRTPNGGSPGEYFSAFGGEAVYQADIQSKKLAFELAKKLGIGEHSISINLLPMSLVTVPDAVEFLLTQIEANGLVPEQVIVEVTENEIISRTDEFAAQVRKLKSAGISLALDDFGAGFAGLSLLSKFQPDKIKIDRELISDVHKSGPKQAILHAIIKCCNSLEIAVIAEGVEKAEEWMWLEAAGISQFQGYLFARPQLNGFPAIAWPEIKS; encoded by the coding sequence ATGCTGACCACCATTATTTATCGCAGTCACCTCCATGACCACGTACCTATCAAAACCCTTGAGGACATGGTGACAAAAGCGAATAACAAAAACAGTTCGCACGATGTCACAGGCATTCTGCTTTTTGATGGACTGCACTTCTTCCAGTTACTTGAAGGGCCCCGTGATGCTGTGCAGGGTATTTATGATCGCATTTGCCAGGACGCCCGCCACCACAATCTGGTGGAGTTAATGCATGACTTTGCTCCCGCTCGCCGCTTCGGCAAAGTGGGGATGGAGCTGTTTGATTTACGCGAGCATGATAAATCCATGGTGCTACAAGCCGTGTTAGACAAAGGTACCTCGCGCTATCAGCTGACCTACGATGATCGCGCATTGCAATTCCTGCGCACCTTTGTAATCGCTCGTGATAAAGAAAACTACTTTGAAATCCCCGCAGCCAGCACCTGGGAATTCATTGCGGATGAGCCCTCTCGTACCCTTCAGGATGAAGTCATTGACTCACTGAAAGAGTGCCACTTTGCCTTTCAGCCGATTATCGATCCGTTTGCACGCCGCGTGGCGTCATATGAGGCGTTAATCCGCACCCCGAATGGCGGTTCACCTGGCGAGTACTTTTCTGCCTTTGGTGGCGAGGCTGTTTATCAAGCGGATATTCAGTCTAAAAAGCTGGCGTTCGAACTGGCGAAAAAGTTAGGTATTGGCGAACACAGTATCTCCATTAACCTGCTGCCAATGTCTTTGGTCACGGTTCCTGATGCGGTGGAGTTTCTGCTGACGCAGATTGAAGCCAATGGTTTGGTACCCGAGCAGGTGATTGTTGAAGTCACTGAAAATGAGATCATCTCGCGCACCGATGAGTTTGCGGCACAGGTGCGTAAACTGAAATCGGCGGGTATCAGTCTGGCATTGGATGATTTCGGCGCGGGCTTTGCTGGCCTGTCACTATTATCCAAATTCCAGCCGGACAAAATTAAGATTGATCGTGAGTTGATCAGCGATGTGCACAAAAGCGGTCCTAAACAGGCCATTTTGCATGCCATCATTAAGTGCTGTAACTCGCTGGAAATTGCGGTCATCGCCGAAGGCGTGGAGAAAGCGGAAGAGTGGATGTGGCTGGAAGCCGCGGGCATTAGCCAGTTCCAGGGATATTTGTTCGCCCGTCCGCAGTTAAACGGCTTCCCGGCCATCGCCTGGCCGGAAATTAAGTCCTGA
- the iraP gene encoding anti-adapter protein IraP, whose amino-acid sequence MRQLVIDILLKMAKMDTDAKELVAQVEAQSLLLAALLIQAKEDNSLTITETVQDAIVTASRSGELFLQSDVDLLLTHINRLLAVARYVEVKGVEREG is encoded by the coding sequence ATGCGGCAACTGGTGATCGATATTCTGCTGAAAATGGCAAAGATGGATACGGATGCAAAAGAACTGGTGGCACAGGTGGAGGCACAATCACTGCTGCTGGCGGCATTATTGATTCAGGCTAAAGAGGATAATTCGCTGACCATCACGGAAACCGTGCAGGACGCCATCGTTACCGCATCGCGTTCTGGCGAGTTGTTTCTACAGTCAGACGTGGATCTGCTATTGACGCACATTAACCGCCTGCTAGCCGTTGCGCGTTATGTCGAAGTGAAGGGAGTCGAGCGAGAAGGATAG
- a CDS encoding DUF6388 family protein, protein MKTPEEYYAQARTMFFAAHADFQAALDELTESDARAANLSLRQLREWHAERIYAAFLRQKKLDGMLFSIQLAEPDKAVAAEAIETYLKSHAEALGMTWEEFCIKNEL, encoded by the coding sequence ATGAAAACCCCAGAAGAGTATTACGCCCAGGCACGCACGATGTTTTTTGCCGCACACGCCGATTTTCAAGCCGCGCTGGATGAACTGACCGAGAGCGACGCGCGCGCGGCCAACCTGTCACTGCGCCAACTGCGCGAGTGGCACGCTGAGCGCATTTATGCGGCATTCTTACGCCAGAAAAAGCTGGATGGCATGCTGTTTTCCATTCAACTGGCAGAGCCTGATAAAGCGGTTGCGGCTGAAGCCATTGAAACTTACCTGAAATCACATGCGGAAGCGCTCGGCATGACGTGGGAAGAGTTTTGCATCAAGAACGAACTTTAA
- the fliF gene encoding flagellar basal-body MS-ring/collar protein FliF, translating to MNASAAATQDTAKKGLNDLLARLRANPRIPIIVAAAAAIAVVFALVLWAKAPDYRVLYNNLSDEDGGAIVTQLTQMNIPYQFAENGGALMVPADKVHELRLRLAQQGLPKGGSVGFELMDKEKFGISQFSEQINYQRALEGELARTIETLGPVKSARVHLAMPKPTLFVREQKAPSASVTLNLQPGRALDEGQIQAIQHMVSSSVAGLPPGNVTVVDQAGRLLTRSDSEGRDLNDAQLKYASEVEARYQQRIEAILNPIVGQGNVHAQVTAQINFDRSEQTDEKYKPNADPNSTAIRSRQTNTNQQNGSPYPGGVPGALSNQPAPANTAPVNNPQQQNANGQNANGQNANGQNNAANNNGTTTSTQQSSGPSSSSRNDTVNYELDRTIRHTKVNVGDVQRLSVAVVVNYRDDGKGKAVALNDQQIKQIEDLTREAMGYSQNRGDSVNVVNSQFNMTEPSGGDLPFWQSQAFFDMLMSGGRWLLVALVAFILYRKLVRPQLMRKKAQEQAAAEAAAARAEALESEEAYNVQLSKDELDQERKSNNRMSAEVMSQRIRDMSENDPRVVALVIREWMSKEL from the coding sequence ATGAATGCGAGTGCAGCCGCCACACAAGATACCGCAAAGAAAGGTCTGAATGACCTTCTGGCCCGCCTGCGCGCCAATCCGCGAATTCCTATCATTGTTGCTGCCGCTGCCGCTATCGCAGTGGTTTTTGCATTGGTGCTGTGGGCTAAAGCCCCTGACTATCGCGTCCTTTATAACAACCTCTCCGATGAGGATGGCGGCGCGATTGTTACCCAACTGACGCAAATGAACATTCCTTACCAGTTCGCCGAAAACGGCGGTGCCTTGATGGTGCCTGCCGATAAGGTACATGAACTGCGTCTGCGCCTGGCGCAACAGGGGCTGCCGAAAGGTGGCTCTGTTGGCTTTGAGCTGATGGACAAAGAGAAGTTCGGCATCAGCCAGTTCAGCGAGCAGATCAACTACCAGCGTGCGCTGGAAGGTGAGCTGGCCCGCACCATTGAAACGCTCGGCCCGGTCAAGAGCGCGCGCGTGCATCTGGCGATGCCAAAACCCACGCTGTTCGTGCGTGAGCAGAAAGCGCCTTCGGCCTCCGTGACATTGAACCTGCAACCGGGTCGTGCATTAGATGAAGGCCAGATTCAGGCCATTCAGCATATGGTGTCGAGCAGCGTCGCCGGTCTGCCGCCAGGCAACGTGACCGTGGTGGATCAGGCCGGTCGCCTGCTGACCCGTTCTGACAGCGAAGGTCGTGACCTGAATGATGCACAGCTGAAGTACGCGTCTGAAGTGGAAGCGCGTTACCAGCAACGTATCGAAGCCATCCTGAATCCGATTGTTGGGCAGGGCAATGTGCATGCGCAGGTGACAGCGCAGATCAACTTTGACCGCAGCGAACAAACTGACGAGAAGTACAAACCGAACGCCGATCCGAACAGCACGGCCATTCGCTCGCGTCAGACCAATACTAACCAGCAGAACGGTAGCCCCTACCCAGGCGGCGTGCCGGGTGCGTTGTCGAATCAACCTGCCCCTGCGAATACTGCGCCGGTTAATAATCCGCAGCAGCAAAATGCCAACGGCCAGAATGCCAATGGTCAGAATGCTAATGGCCAGAACAACGCGGCAAACAACAACGGCACCACCACCAGCACGCAGCAAAGCAGCGGCCCGAGCAGTTCAAGCCGTAACGACACCGTGAACTACGAGCTGGACCGCACCATTCGCCACACCAAGGTGAACGTCGGCGATGTGCAGCGTCTGTCAGTGGCCGTGGTGGTGAACTACCGTGATGACGGCAAAGGCAAAGCCGTTGCACTGAACGATCAGCAGATCAAACAGATTGAAGACCTGACCCGTGAAGCGATGGGCTACTCGCAGAATCGTGGCGACAGCGTCAACGTGGTGAACTCGCAGTTCAACATGACTGAGCCGTCTGGCGGTGACCTGCCGTTCTGGCAATCGCAAGCCTTCTTCGACATGTTGATGAGCGGTGGTCGCTGGCTGCTGGTGGCGTTGGTTGCCTTCATCCTGTATCGCAAACTGGTTCGTCCGCAGCTGATGCGTAAGAAAGCGCAGGAGCAGGCGGCAGCAGAGGCGGCGGCAGCACGTGCGGAAGCGCTGGAATCTGAAGAAGCCTACAACGTGCAGCTCAGTAAAGATGAGTTGGATCAAGAGCGTAAATCGAATAACCGCATGAGCGCCGAGGTGATGAGCCAGCGCATCCGCGATATGTCTGAAAACGATCCGCGCGTTGTGGCGCTGGTTATCCGCGAATGGATGAGTAAAGAACTATGA
- a CDS encoding DinI-like family protein: MFVELIYDKRNVAGLPGAREMILQELEKRVQRVFPEIEVRVKPMERNAIDTDLSKNDKATVARIVEEMFDEAEMWLVAD, encoded by the coding sequence ATGTTTGTGGAGTTGATTTACGATAAACGCAACGTTGCCGGTCTGCCGGGCGCGCGTGAGATGATTTTGCAGGAGCTTGAGAAACGCGTGCAACGCGTCTTCCCAGAGATTGAGGTGCGCGTTAAGCCGATGGAACGCAACGCTATCGATACCGATTTAAGTAAGAACGATAAAGCAACCGTAGCGCGTATTGTTGAAGAGATGTTTGATGAAGCCGAGATGTGGCTGGTGGCCGATTAA
- a CDS encoding helix-turn-helix domain-containing protein — translation MMKKESVGERIRSRRKNLKLTQQGVASGIGVSHVAVSQWEKDETLPRGENLLRLAELLQCTAAWIIDGEGEVFTTPSKVSDVSALPLITLTQAAAWMQEQRLLIQQQATRFLYSDSKLSESALAITLDDAAMQPDYRPGDTLIFDPAVAPQPGDVVLAHINSEVLVRIYRLMTEQHDEQIFSLRPLNEDFPVQTSSEKKIELIGTMMEMRRYRVR, via the coding sequence ATGATGAAAAAAGAATCTGTGGGTGAGCGCATCCGCAGCCGTCGTAAAAACCTGAAGCTGACACAGCAAGGGGTGGCAAGCGGCATTGGCGTGTCACACGTTGCTGTTTCACAATGGGAAAAGGACGAGACCCTTCCGCGTGGCGAGAATCTGTTAAGGCTGGCAGAACTGCTGCAATGTACTGCCGCATGGATTATTGATGGTGAGGGCGAGGTGTTTACCACCCCGTCTAAAGTCAGTGACGTCAGCGCCCTGCCGTTGATCACTCTGACACAAGCGGCAGCATGGATGCAGGAGCAGCGCTTATTGATTCAGCAGCAGGCAACCCGCTTTCTCTATAGCGATAGCAAACTGAGTGAATCGGCGTTGGCGATCACTCTGGATGATGCCGCGATGCAACCTGACTACCGACCCGGCGATACGCTGATTTTCGACCCAGCGGTTGCGCCGCAACCGGGTGATGTGGTGTTGGCGCACATCAATAGCGAGGTTCTGGTACGTATTTATCGCCTGATGACTGAACAGCACGACGAACAAATTTTCTCGTTACGACCGTTGAATGAGGATTTTCCTGTGCAGACATCGTCTGAGAAAAAGATTGAATTAATCGGAACTATGATGGAAATGCGCCGCTATCGCGTCAGGTAA
- the fliG gene encoding flagellar motor switch protein FliG: protein MSLTGTEKSAILMMTIGEERAAEVFKHLNQREVQHLSAAMAGMRQVSHKQLTEVLREFEADAEQFAALSLNSNDYLRSVLIKALGEERASSLLEDILEKNETTSGMETLNFMEPQAAADLIRDEHPQIIATILVHLKRGQAADILALFDERLRHDVMLRIATFGGVQPAALAELTEVLNGLLDGTNLKRAKMGGVRTAAEIINLMKTQQEEAVIEAVRDFDGELAQKIIDEMFLFENLVEVDDRSIQRLLQEVESEQLLVALKGAEQPLREKFLKNMSARAADILRDDLANRGPVRMSAVENEQKAILLVVRRLAESGEMVIGGGEETYV, encoded by the coding sequence ATGAGTCTGACCGGTACTGAAAAAAGCGCCATTCTGATGATGACCATTGGCGAAGAGCGTGCGGCCGAGGTGTTCAAACATCTCAACCAGCGTGAAGTGCAGCACCTGAGCGCCGCGATGGCGGGGATGCGTCAGGTGTCGCACAAGCAACTGACCGAAGTGCTGCGCGAGTTTGAAGCGGATGCCGAGCAGTTTGCGGCGCTGAGCCTGAACTCCAACGACTACCTGCGTTCGGTGCTGATCAAAGCGCTGGGCGAGGAGCGTGCCTCCAGCCTGCTGGAAGATATTCTCGAGAAAAACGAGACCACCAGCGGCATGGAAACGCTCAACTTTATGGAACCGCAGGCAGCGGCCGATCTTATCCGCGACGAACATCCGCAGATTATCGCCACCATCCTGGTGCACCTCAAACGTGGCCAGGCTGCGGATATTCTGGCGCTGTTCGACGAACGTCTGCGCCACGACGTGATGCTGCGTATCGCAACCTTCGGCGGTGTCCAGCCAGCGGCGCTGGCAGAACTGACCGAGGTGCTGAACGGCCTGCTGGATGGTACCAACCTCAAGCGTGCGAAGATGGGCGGCGTGAGAACCGCAGCCGAAATCATCAACCTGATGAAAACGCAGCAGGAAGAGGCGGTTATCGAAGCGGTACGCGACTTCGACGGCGAGCTGGCACAGAAGATCATCGACGAGATGTTCCTGTTCGAAAACCTGGTGGAAGTGGACGATCGCAGTATCCAGCGCCTGCTGCAGGAAGTGGAGTCCGAGCAGTTGCTGGTTGCACTGAAAGGTGCCGAACAGCCGCTGCGCGAGAAGTTCCTCAAGAACATGTCAGCGCGTGCAGCCGATATCCTGCGCGACGATCTGGCCAACCGTGGCCCGGTGCGTATGTCGGCCGTGGAGAACGAACAGAAAGCGATCCTGCTGGTGGTCCGTCGCCTGGCAGAATCCGGCGAAATGGTAATTGGTGGTGGCGAGGAAACTTATGTCTGA
- the fliE gene encoding flagellar hook-basal body complex protein FliE: MSIQAIDGVLQQLQLTSLQASGKQAESTNQVDFGATMKAALDKISDTQTAARTQAQDFEMGKPGIQLNDVMVDLQKSSISMQMGIQVRNKLVSAYTDIMNMQV, from the coding sequence ATGTCGATTCAGGCAATTGATGGTGTGTTGCAGCAGCTGCAGTTAACGTCGTTACAGGCCAGCGGCAAGCAGGCCGAGTCAACCAATCAGGTAGATTTTGGTGCCACCATGAAAGCCGCACTGGATAAGATCAGCGACACGCAAACCGCGGCTCGCACCCAGGCGCAGGATTTTGAAATGGGCAAACCGGGCATCCAGTTAAACGATGTGATGGTCGATCTGCAGAAATCCTCCATTTCCATGCAAATGGGGATTCAGGTGCGTAACAAACTGGTCTCGGCGTACACCGATATCATGAATATGCAGGTGTAG
- the fliH gene encoding flagellar assembly protein FliH, giving the protein MSDAFSARAWQRWQPDDLGSTFKAAEEPPQEEPAVDVEMSAEAEQQQMLERMQQQMRKDAQTQGYSEGYQKGFAESQQNGYDAGFQQGLADAQQQQAPLQARMQQLVTEFHHTLEALDSVIASRLMQLALEAARTVIGQATQVDGTALLRQIQQLIQQEPMFSGKPQLRVHPDDLQRIEQTLGPTLDLHGWKLLADNSLHPGGCKLSAEDGDLDASVATRWQELCRLAAPGTL; this is encoded by the coding sequence ATGTCTGATGCCTTTTCCGCCCGTGCGTGGCAGCGCTGGCAGCCTGATGATTTAGGCAGCACCTTCAAAGCGGCAGAAGAACCGCCGCAGGAAGAGCCGGCTGTGGATGTCGAAATGAGTGCCGAAGCTGAGCAACAGCAGATGCTGGAGCGCATGCAGCAGCAGATGCGCAAAGATGCACAGACGCAAGGCTACAGCGAAGGCTATCAAAAGGGTTTTGCCGAGTCGCAGCAGAACGGTTACGACGCCGGTTTCCAGCAGGGACTGGCCGATGCCCAACAGCAGCAGGCGCCCTTGCAGGCGCGTATGCAGCAGTTAGTGACTGAGTTCCATCACACGCTGGAAGCGCTGGATAGCGTCATCGCCTCACGTCTGATGCAGCTGGCGCTGGAAGCGGCGCGCACGGTGATTGGCCAGGCCACACAAGTGGATGGCACCGCCCTGCTGCGCCAGATTCAGCAACTGATTCAGCAAGAACCGATGTTCAGCGGCAAGCCGCAGCTGCGCGTGCATCCTGATGATTTACAGCGCATTGAGCAGACACTGGGCCCGACGCTGGATCTGCACGGCTGGAAACTGCTCGCCGATAACTCACTGCATCCCGGCGGCTGTAAACTCAGCGCCGAAGATGGCGATCTCGATGCCAGCGTGGCAACCCGCTGGCAGGAACTGTGCCGTCTGGCCGCACCGGGGACCTTGTAA
- a CDS encoding YnfC family lipoprotein: MKPTLLLLMATILLSGCDNKNADFAPQMKNYAYLYQFEAIPGKVKSTHQRLFSADDTPIFDVDIAFDGQGCISHVKSIDKAGEITEVTREGDKLTGTENGQDVVVTLNKQCALLKKVTPTMTVDIGYNEQGWVDQISSPASDVKFHLTYNNVGDMTLLSIKKGDEEVSRASAKHDTDAKKISDVVTTVQRNEQSKTVTTQCQYKNDVPFRCDTVTTDAAGQVTDRQYGTIDVTYY, from the coding sequence GTGAAGCCCACCCTGCTGCTGCTGATGGCAACGATCTTGCTATCCGGCTGTGATAATAAAAATGCGGACTTTGCACCGCAGATGAAAAATTACGCTTACCTCTATCAGTTCGAAGCCATTCCCGGCAAAGTCAAAAGCACTCATCAGCGCCTGTTTAGCGCCGATGACACGCCAATCTTTGATGTCGATATCGCGTTCGATGGGCAAGGCTGTATTTCCCATGTGAAATCGATCGATAAAGCCGGAGAGATCACCGAAGTGACGCGGGAAGGTGATAAACTGACTGGCACTGAGAACGGCCAGGATGTGGTCGTCACGCTGAATAAGCAGTGCGCGCTATTAAAAAAAGTCACGCCCACCATGACGGTGGATATTGGCTATAACGAACAGGGTTGGGTCGATCAAATCTCCTCTCCCGCCTCTGATGTTAAATTCCATCTGACCTACAATAACGTCGGTGATATGACGCTGTTAAGTATTAAGAAGGGCGATGAGGAAGTTTCACGCGCCAGTGCCAAACATGATACGGACGCGAAAAAGATATCCGACGTGGTCACGACGGTGCAAAGAAACGAGCAGAGCAAGACGGTCACCACCCAGTGCCAATATAAGAATGATGTCCCTTTCCGTTGCGACACCGTAACCACCGACGCCGCAGGGCAAGTGACGGATAGGCAGTACGGCACCATAGATGTCACCTATTATTGA